One genomic window of Pelagicoccus enzymogenes includes the following:
- the yihA gene encoding ribosome biogenesis GTP-binding protein YihA/YsxC, with product MKIESAEFLTSAKNLEDCPRSSLPEVAFIGRSNVGKSSLVNMLTKQKGLAKVSKKPGATKLLNFFTMNKWWNLVDLPGYGYAQVSKGKQSDFNIAVSEYLMGRPQLKLICALVDARFEPTEIDLGFFNWLEECPVPHVMVFTKTDEVQEDVWRRNMEIYRETLDALGLRSVEMIPCSSVERAGRGVLLQYIQGALPKKPKKGSGTGVQLNWLKKG from the coding sequence ATGAAGATCGAATCAGCGGAGTTTTTGACCAGCGCTAAGAATTTGGAGGATTGCCCGCGTTCTTCTTTGCCGGAGGTCGCCTTTATCGGGCGCTCTAACGTGGGGAAGTCGTCTCTGGTCAACATGCTGACCAAGCAAAAAGGCTTGGCGAAGGTGTCCAAGAAGCCGGGTGCGACCAAGCTGCTGAACTTCTTCACCATGAACAAGTGGTGGAACTTGGTGGACCTTCCCGGTTACGGCTATGCTCAGGTTTCGAAGGGCAAGCAGTCTGACTTCAACATTGCCGTGAGCGAGTACCTGATGGGGCGTCCTCAGCTGAAGCTGATCTGCGCTCTGGTGGATGCCCGCTTTGAACCGACTGAGATCGACCTTGGATTCTTCAATTGGCTGGAGGAATGCCCGGTGCCGCATGTAATGGTGTTCACGAAAACGGACGAAGTGCAGGAAGACGTTTGGAGGCGGAATATGGAGATTTATCGAGAGACCTTGGATGCTCTAGGGCTTCGCTCCGTGGAGATGATTCCTTGTTCCTCTGTCGAACGCGCCGGGCGTGGCGTATTGCTGCAGTACATACAAGGGGCCTTGCCCAAGAAACCAAAAAAGGGATCTGGCACCGGAGTGCAGCTTAACTGGCTGAAGAAGGGGTAG
- a CDS encoding glycoside hydrolase family 88 protein: MNRKNDSHLNGATLSGQECCLGCKNDLALSAMLAPYRILAAALATAAFSVSLPAEPFASGRFVPERKDDFAFENDKVAFRVYGPALLQSGENSGLDAWLKRVESPIIDKWYAEAASGKSYHTDHGEGYDPYHVGSSLGVGGLALFIDGELVQSNVYRSYQIIDESPERFVVEFEYIWDGLPQQVRELRRVTVEGGSQLIRVDSQLFTDGQPAKAKVAIGSATHDGKAATHSDPQSLWVATWENIDGVGLGTGVIVPYRSDNKVLHLQKEEKDRSHILITTETDVNGRITYYTGFAWEKAGEITSSAEWTDYLKTYAAALPERFKQSLRHGPNATTKDKPFPVKSHPEPAASLQQLALASPSFIKLAMDKVIEFQHQEFGDDIAKDWKVGTFYTGVFAAYEATGDKSYRKRAYEWGELSDWKIKENLFHADTICMGQTMLDLYLEKPDPRYIADLQSKIEKYFGKQTVTVDDLGGEIFRHLGLQEREWSGRNLWWWCDALYMAPPVLTRLHAATGDARYLELMHDLYWDTTDALYDPHAKLFYRDLRFFPDGTSQAEEWAAVPESEKVFWSRGNGWVYAGLIRLLDYLPLDDPYRPRYLQLYREMTQKLVTLQGSDGLWRSYLNRPDLEQTPETSGTAFFAYGLLGGINRGFLDEKSYLPAALRAWQGLVSKLDNHGKLGFAQLVDSMPRQVRPDNSIDYTHGAFLLAASELYKMEVDADTLARIRPEHEAKLIMPNAAWTWYNDERAILHGDRLYLGGVDDQGTVRAHSYAINPRGGRFLQNEPAALSSWKDKDDHDNPSFVVHGDTLLAAYSTHHIEDFWNYRIESLAKKRNGTWDSTEQSFPAGARSTYANLNKLSGENDRIYNFYRAIGFNPNVAWTDDGGKTWQGGFEYLRSGDSRVRPYCKYSNDGTNRIDILYTDGHPREESANNVYHIYYSDGTFHQSDGTIIRTLDAIQAGNPIRPKEGTLVYRGDSFGRGWTHDLEYGQDGTLTAAFITSPDGSEGSDLRYWTANWDPSSKTWSTHEIAYAGSYLYDRERHYAGGISIDPEDTKRIYISSNVIPETGMPNDTGRYQLYRGRVDASGSVSKWEQLTFDPDQDNLRPFVPRGHSGGTNVLWLRGHYYTYRDYQTDIYGIGF, from the coding sequence ATGAACAGGAAAAACGATTCACATTTGAACGGAGCGACCCTCAGTGGACAAGAGTGTTGCCTAGGCTGCAAAAACGATCTAGCGCTCTCCGCCATGCTAGCCCCCTACCGCATCCTCGCGGCCGCACTTGCCACGGCCGCCTTCAGCGTGTCGCTCCCGGCGGAGCCTTTTGCCTCAGGACGCTTCGTCCCAGAACGCAAGGACGACTTCGCCTTCGAAAACGACAAAGTCGCCTTTCGCGTCTACGGCCCCGCCTTGCTCCAGTCCGGGGAGAACAGTGGCCTCGACGCCTGGCTCAAGCGCGTCGAATCGCCTATCATCGACAAATGGTACGCCGAGGCCGCCAGCGGCAAGTCCTACCACACCGACCACGGCGAGGGCTACGACCCCTACCACGTCGGCTCCTCCCTTGGAGTTGGCGGGCTGGCCCTCTTCATCGACGGCGAACTCGTCCAGTCAAACGTCTACCGCAGCTACCAAATCATCGACGAATCGCCTGAGCGATTCGTAGTGGAATTTGAATACATCTGGGACGGCCTCCCACAACAAGTCCGCGAGCTGCGCCGCGTCACTGTCGAGGGAGGATCCCAATTGATCCGCGTCGACAGCCAACTCTTCACCGACGGACAACCTGCCAAAGCCAAAGTCGCCATCGGCAGCGCCACCCACGACGGCAAGGCTGCCACTCACTCCGATCCCCAATCCCTATGGGTCGCCACCTGGGAAAACATCGACGGGGTCGGGCTCGGCACGGGAGTGATCGTCCCCTACCGCAGCGACAATAAAGTACTGCACCTGCAAAAAGAGGAGAAAGACCGCAGCCACATCCTCATCACCACCGAAACCGACGTCAACGGCCGCATCACATACTACACCGGTTTCGCTTGGGAAAAAGCTGGCGAAATCACCAGCTCAGCAGAATGGACCGACTACCTCAAGACCTATGCCGCAGCCCTTCCCGAACGCTTCAAGCAAAGCCTTCGCCACGGCCCGAACGCCACCACGAAGGACAAGCCTTTCCCTGTCAAAAGCCATCCTGAACCCGCCGCCTCCCTGCAGCAACTCGCCCTCGCCTCTCCCAGCTTCATCAAGCTGGCCATGGACAAAGTCATCGAGTTTCAGCATCAGGAGTTCGGCGACGACATTGCCAAGGACTGGAAGGTCGGCACCTTCTACACCGGAGTCTTCGCAGCCTACGAGGCCACCGGTGACAAGTCGTATCGAAAAAGAGCATACGAATGGGGCGAGCTCTCTGATTGGAAGATCAAAGAAAACCTTTTTCACGCCGACACCATTTGCATGGGCCAAACCATGCTCGACCTCTATTTGGAGAAACCGGACCCTCGCTACATCGCGGACCTGCAAAGCAAGATCGAAAAATACTTCGGCAAGCAGACCGTCACCGTCGACGACCTCGGCGGAGAAATCTTCAGGCACCTCGGCCTGCAAGAGCGGGAATGGTCCGGGCGAAACCTTTGGTGGTGGTGCGACGCCCTCTACATGGCCCCGCCTGTGCTCACCCGTTTGCACGCCGCCACCGGCGACGCGCGTTACCTCGAGCTCATGCACGACTTGTATTGGGATACCACCGACGCCCTGTACGATCCGCACGCCAAGCTATTCTATCGCGATCTCCGTTTCTTTCCGGACGGGACTAGCCAGGCCGAAGAATGGGCCGCAGTCCCCGAAAGCGAAAAAGTGTTCTGGTCCCGCGGAAACGGCTGGGTCTACGCCGGCTTGATTCGCCTGCTCGACTACCTGCCCCTCGACGATCCCTACCGGCCACGCTATCTCCAACTCTACCGCGAGATGACCCAAAAACTCGTCACCCTCCAAGGCTCCGACGGACTGTGGCGCAGCTACCTCAACCGCCCCGACCTCGAGCAAACTCCCGAAACGAGCGGCACCGCCTTCTTCGCCTATGGATTGCTGGGAGGAATCAACCGCGGATTCCTCGACGAAAAAAGCTACTTGCCCGCCGCCCTCCGCGCCTGGCAAGGCCTCGTCAGCAAATTGGACAATCACGGCAAGCTCGGCTTCGCCCAGCTCGTCGACTCCATGCCGCGTCAAGTGCGCCCCGACAACTCCATCGACTACACCCACGGAGCCTTCTTGCTGGCCGCCAGCGAGCTCTACAAGATGGAGGTCGACGCCGACACCCTTGCCCGCATCCGCCCCGAACACGAAGCCAAGCTCATCATGCCCAACGCCGCCTGGACCTGGTACAACGACGAACGGGCAATCCTGCACGGCGACAGGCTCTACCTCGGCGGCGTCGACGACCAAGGCACGGTGCGGGCCCACTCCTACGCCATCAATCCCCGCGGCGGCCGCTTCCTGCAAAACGAACCCGCCGCCCTGAGTTCCTGGAAAGACAAGGACGACCACGACAACCCCTCCTTCGTCGTGCACGGCGACACCCTTCTCGCCGCTTACTCGACCCATCATATCGAAGACTTCTGGAACTACCGCATCGAATCCCTCGCCAAAAAGCGCAACGGCACTTGGGACAGCACCGAGCAAAGCTTTCCAGCAGGTGCCCGCTCCACCTACGCAAACCTCAACAAGCTCAGCGGCGAAAACGATCGCATCTACAACTTCTACCGGGCCATCGGTTTCAACCCCAACGTAGCCTGGACCGACGACGGCGGAAAAACCTGGCAAGGCGGCTTCGAATACCTGCGTTCCGGCGACTCCCGCGTCCGCCCCTACTGCAAGTACTCGAACGACGGCACGAACCGTATCGACATTCTCTATACGGACGGACACCCCAGAGAAGAAAGCGCCAACAACGTCTACCACATCTACTATAGCGACGGCACCTTCCACCAATCCGATGGTACGATCATTCGAACTCTTGATGCAATCCAAGCCGGCAATCCCATCCGCCCCAAGGAGGGAACCCTCGTCTATCGCGGCGATTCCTTCGGCCGCGGATGGACCCATGACCTCGAATACGGCCAGGACGGCACGCTCACCGCAGCCTTCATCACCTCGCCCGACGGATCGGAAGGCAGCGACCTGCGCTACTGGACCGCCAACTGGGACCCTAGCTCAAAGACCTGGTCAACACATGAGATCGCCTACGCCGGCAGCTATCTTTACGATCGCGAACGCCACTACGCTGGTGGCATAAGTATCGATCCCGAGGATACGAAGAGGATCTACATATCGAGCAACGTCATTCCTGAAACCGGAATGCCCAACGACACCGGACGCTACCAACTGTATCGCGGACGCGTCGATGCATCCGGCTCCGTATCCAAGTGGGAACAACTCACCTTCGACCCGGACCAAGACAACCTGCGCCCCTTCGTCCCTCGAGGACACAGCGGTGGCACGAACGTACTCTGGCTGCGCGGCCACTATTACACCTATCGAGACTACCAGACCGACATCTACGGCATCGGCTTCTAG
- the tyrS gene encoding tyrosine--tRNA ligase, with translation MNILEDLQWRGLYTDCTALEELTKRLEEGPITLYAGFDPTADSLHVGNLVPLIALRRFQNYGHNPIILAGGATGSIGDPSGKKAERQLLTKELLAHNVACVKQQLVKILDFSEELPNTARLVDNADWFGPIGFIEFLRETGKYFTVNSMIAKESVKSRLGGDNEAGISYTEFSYMLIQGYDFFHLNDAYNCELQIGGSDQWGNITVGTELTRKKAGKSVYGLTFPLITNADGSKFGKSVGGAIYLDPARTSVYRFYQFFINVDDRDVIKFLKYFTFLSHEEIDALEAAHNENPGAREAHRALAFEMTKLVHGEEATSDAINASKILFGGGLEGISENALAQVASEVPSATISKAELESEDGISILDALVTAGLSQSRKTAKKDLQGGGVNVNNERVQDLGYQLTSADVHYGKYILLRRGKKNYAALIVE, from the coding sequence ATGAACATTTTGGAAGATCTACAGTGGAGAGGACTCTACACAGACTGCACGGCGCTCGAAGAGCTCACCAAGCGTCTCGAAGAAGGACCCATCACCCTATATGCAGGCTTCGACCCGACCGCCGACTCCCTGCACGTGGGCAACCTCGTTCCGCTCATCGCCTTGCGACGCTTCCAAAACTACGGCCACAACCCCATCATTCTCGCCGGCGGAGCCACCGGCAGCATCGGCGACCCCTCTGGAAAGAAGGCGGAGCGCCAGCTGCTCACCAAGGAGCTGCTCGCCCACAACGTGGCCTGCGTAAAGCAGCAGCTCGTCAAGATCCTCGACTTCTCCGAAGAGCTCCCGAACACCGCTCGCCTCGTCGACAACGCCGACTGGTTCGGCCCCATAGGCTTCATCGAGTTCCTGCGGGAGACTGGCAAGTACTTCACCGTCAATTCCATGATCGCCAAGGAGAGCGTCAAGTCCCGCCTCGGCGGCGACAACGAAGCCGGCATCAGCTACACCGAGTTCTCCTACATGCTGATCCAAGGCTACGACTTCTTCCACCTCAATGACGCCTACAACTGCGAGCTGCAGATCGGCGGCTCCGACCAATGGGGCAACATCACCGTCGGCACCGAACTCACCCGCAAGAAAGCCGGCAAGTCCGTCTACGGCCTGACCTTCCCCCTCATCACCAACGCGGACGGATCGAAGTTCGGCAAGAGCGTGGGCGGAGCCATCTACCTCGATCCCGCCCGCACCAGCGTCTACCGCTTCTACCAATTCTTCATCAACGTCGACGACCGCGACGTGATCAAGTTCCTCAAGTACTTCACCTTCCTCAGCCACGAGGAAATCGACGCCCTCGAAGCCGCCCACAACGAAAATCCCGGAGCCCGCGAAGCCCACCGCGCCCTCGCCTTCGAGATGACCAAGCTCGTGCACGGCGAGGAAGCCACTAGCGACGCCATCAACGCCTCCAAGATTCTCTTCGGCGGCGGCCTCGAAGGCATTTCCGAGAACGCCCTCGCCCAAGTCGCCAGCGAGGTCCCCAGCGCCACCATCTCCAAAGCCGAGTTGGAAAGCGAAGATGGCATCTCCATTCTCGACGCCCTCGTCACCGCCGGGCTCTCCCAGTCCCGCAAGACGGCCAAGAAGGACCTGCAAGGCGGCGGCGTAAACGTGAACAACGAACGCGTGCAAGACCTCGGCTACCAGCTCACCTCCGCCGACGTGCACTACGGCAAATACATCCTGCTCCGTCGCGGCAAAAAGAACTACGCCGCGTTGATCGTGGAGTAG
- a CDS encoding sugar phosphate isomerase/epimerase family protein, with amino-acid sequence MSMDRKTFVAQCAALAAAGIVGKSGYAKSISPKRSENLSLPGKEEELFDISLSQWSYHRAIFGKSRDNYAWFVKTLESDPDRVLQGSLDPRDIVRKASSLGVHLVDLVNILWFGHGNDAPWLAEFKKRAAGEGVRFGVLMCDQLPNIGASDRRVRQRSIAEHIQWMDTAAELECRYLRVNAYGDGSYLELCRNAAESLHALGDAAKSRGLEVLVENHGHPSSNGAWLAMCLEMAGHSKVGAFTDFDNFFMGGWGHVPQRRYDTLQGMLDLAPFTRAVSAKSYDFDAAGNETTVDFEICLRTALDGGFRGLASAEYEGEHLTEDEGTRLTVELLRRLRAKLFLDYRTKN; translated from the coding sequence ATGAGTATGGACCGAAAAACCTTTGTTGCCCAGTGCGCGGCCTTGGCGGCTGCTGGAATTGTTGGAAAATCTGGATACGCGAAAAGTATATCGCCGAAACGTTCCGAAAACCTGAGTCTCCCCGGAAAGGAGGAGGAGCTGTTTGATATATCGCTTTCGCAGTGGTCCTATCACCGTGCCATTTTCGGTAAGTCGAGAGATAATTACGCCTGGTTTGTCAAAACGTTGGAAAGCGATCCGGATAGGGTTCTGCAAGGTTCCCTAGATCCTCGGGACATCGTTCGCAAGGCGAGCAGCCTTGGTGTTCATTTGGTGGACTTGGTGAACATCCTGTGGTTCGGCCATGGAAACGATGCTCCTTGGCTAGCTGAATTCAAGAAACGGGCTGCAGGCGAGGGCGTTAGATTCGGCGTTTTGATGTGCGATCAATTGCCGAACATCGGGGCGAGCGATCGACGGGTAAGGCAACGATCTATCGCCGAGCATATTCAATGGATGGATACGGCGGCTGAGCTGGAGTGTCGCTATCTGAGAGTGAATGCTTATGGTGATGGCTCCTATCTAGAGCTTTGCCGCAACGCTGCGGAAAGTTTGCACGCTCTGGGGGATGCGGCGAAAAGCAGGGGGCTCGAGGTGCTGGTAGAAAACCATGGTCATCCTAGCAGCAACGGCGCCTGGCTGGCGATGTGTCTGGAGATGGCAGGGCATTCCAAGGTGGGAGCCTTTACGGATTTCGACAACTTCTTCATGGGCGGTTGGGGTCACGTTCCTCAGCGCCGCTACGATACCTTGCAGGGCATGCTGGACCTGGCTCCGTTTACCCGAGCTGTGAGCGCCAAGTCTTACGATTTCGATGCGGCTGGCAACGAGACGACGGTGGACTTCGAGATTTGTCTGAGAACCGCCCTAGACGGAGGCTTCCGCGGCTTGGCGAGCGCTGAATATGAAGGGGAGCATTTGACTGAAGACGAGGGGACGCGCTTGACGGTGGAATTGCTCCGTCGTTTGAGGGCGAAGCTGTTTCTGGACTATCGCACCAAAAATTGA
- a CDS encoding 3'-5' exonuclease: MSRADTVVVLDFETTGLSPGMGDRAIEIGAVRIENGEVTGRFQELMNPGRRIDPFIEGYTGITNEMLVTADPCEVVMERFFDFMGSSNLVAHNASFDQRFLDAELARISQRRSGDFTCSMLLARRIFQDAPNHRLSCLVDYAGIPTDGTFHRALYDSEMTAKIWLRMLDTIGDRHGIFDAPFALMQKLCKTPKKSVHTFLAAYL; this comes from the coding sequence ATGAGTAGAGCGGATACAGTGGTGGTGCTTGATTTCGAGACGACGGGGCTTTCTCCGGGCATGGGAGATCGGGCTATCGAAATCGGGGCAGTGCGAATCGAAAACGGGGAGGTGACGGGACGCTTTCAGGAATTGATGAATCCGGGGCGTCGTATCGATCCCTTTATCGAGGGTTATACGGGGATTACCAATGAGATGCTAGTGACCGCAGATCCTTGCGAGGTCGTGATGGAGCGTTTCTTCGATTTCATGGGAAGCAGCAATCTGGTGGCTCACAATGCCTCTTTCGACCAACGGTTTCTGGACGCGGAACTTGCTCGTATCTCGCAGCGTCGTTCCGGGGACTTTACTTGTTCGATGTTGCTGGCTCGGAGAATTTTTCAGGATGCGCCTAACCACCGGCTGAGCTGTCTCGTCGACTACGCGGGGATACCAACGGATGGGACGTTTCACCGCGCTCTCTACGATTCGGAAATGACGGCGAAGATCTGGCTCCGCATGTTGGATACAATCGGTGACCGACATGGGATATTCGATGCTCCCTTCGCTCTCATGCAAAAGCTCTGCAAGACCCCGAAGAAGTCGGTGCACACGTTTTTGGCCGCTTACTTGTAA
- a CDS encoding FmdB family zinc ribbon protein gives MATYVYETIPQSADEKPERFEIQQSMKDDALTAHPETGKPIKRVIVGGYGFSIGGNAPTPSSGGHSCGGGGCGCHN, from the coding sequence ATGGCCACCTACGTTTACGAGACCATTCCCCAGTCTGCTGACGAGAAGCCAGAGCGCTTCGAGATCCAGCAAAGCATGAAGGACGACGCCCTCACCGCGCACCCCGAAACCGGGAAGCCCATCAAGCGGGTCATCGTCGGCGGTTACGGCTTCTCCATAGGAGGCAACGCCCCGACTCCATCTTCCGGCGGACACTCCTGCGGCGGTGGCGGCTGCGGCTGCCATAATTAG
- the corA gene encoding magnesium/cobalt transporter CorA encodes MAKKKKNTLQSHLTDAVSSIGKLVSAPLHFVRPPKPTVARKIASSPGIEHAKGVDVPPEDGSIPIQCIDFGKSGCEKTDFRNVTDLIAHPRPEWGGFRWINIEGLHPFIINELRKTYEFHTLAAEDVLHTPQRPKLELYDTHTLIIVDMVRLKNEALTSEQVSIIVIGDTLITFQETPGDVWDPIRTRLQNPDARFRRYPLWYLAYALIDAIVDNIYPILERYGDVLNDLEEQAMEDPKPSIQQHIYLIKRELYALRRSFWPVRELTSKLTFDETSPVEKKVRVFMRDVHDHSLQIIELIESSREMCNSLQDFYISVVSNRMNEVMKALTIMASLFMPITFFAGIYGMNFEHIPELGWQYSYPVFWGLCITTTIGLLWYFKREGWIGKK; translated from the coding sequence ATGGCCAAGAAAAAAAAGAATACCCTGCAGTCCCATTTAACTGACGCCGTTTCATCGATCGGAAAACTCGTATCCGCGCCACTCCACTTCGTTCGCCCGCCCAAACCGACAGTCGCCCGCAAAATCGCCTCCTCCCCCGGCATCGAACACGCCAAAGGCGTGGACGTCCCGCCAGAAGACGGCTCCATCCCCATCCAATGTATCGACTTCGGAAAATCCGGCTGCGAGAAAACGGACTTCCGCAACGTCACCGACCTCATCGCCCACCCTCGCCCCGAATGGGGTGGTTTCCGATGGATCAATATCGAAGGCCTGCACCCGTTCATCATCAACGAACTGCGCAAAACCTATGAGTTCCACACCCTCGCGGCCGAAGACGTTCTCCACACCCCACAGCGTCCCAAGCTAGAACTCTACGATACGCACACCCTCATCATCGTCGATATGGTACGCCTCAAAAACGAGGCCCTCACCAGCGAGCAAGTAAGCATAATCGTCATCGGCGACACCCTTATCACTTTCCAGGAAACTCCAGGCGACGTTTGGGACCCCATTCGCACACGTCTCCAAAATCCGGATGCGCGATTCCGTCGCTACCCGCTCTGGTACCTCGCCTACGCCCTCATCGACGCCATCGTCGACAACATCTACCCCATCCTCGAACGCTACGGCGACGTGCTTAACGATCTTGAAGAACAGGCAATGGAAGATCCTAAGCCTAGCATCCAGCAGCACATCTACCTCATCAAGCGCGAGCTCTACGCCCTACGGCGTTCCTTCTGGCCCGTGCGCGAACTCACCAGCAAGCTCACTTTCGACGAGACCTCGCCCGTGGAAAAGAAAGTCCGCGTATTCATGCGAGACGTACACGACCACTCTCTGCAGATCATCGAACTCATCGAAAGCTCTCGCGAAATGTGTAACAGCCTGCAAGATTTCTACATATCGGTCGTTTCGAATCGCATGAACGAAGTCATGAAAGCGCTCACTATCATGGCTAGCCTCTTCATGCCGATCACCTTCTTCGCCGGCATCTACGGCATGAACTTCGAACACATCCCGGAGCTCGGCTGGCAGTATTCCTACCCCGTCTTCTGGGGACTGTGCATTACCACCACCATCGGTCTTCTTTGGTACTTCAAACGCGAGGGCTGGATCGGCAAAAAGTAG
- a CDS encoding tRNA-queuosine alpha-mannosyltransferase domain-containing protein: MPPLKIALIEPFFTGSHQRWAEELQQHSRHQIDLFTLPGRSWKWRMHGAAVTLANQLLSRETQYDLLLATDMLDFAVFLALVRTRYASTPTAVYFHENQLCYPWSPRDADVKKSRDLHYAFINYTTALAADHVYYNSQYHRDAFVNALPKFLDRYPDHRNKSTIASIAAKSLALPLGMDLKAFDAFKPSKRVPNKVPLLLWNHRWEYDKNPRGFCQVLFALADQGIDFEVALLGDRFDEEPEYFAHARKKLGRRIISYGRADTFEDYATWLWKADILPVTSRQDFFGGSVVEAIYCGCHPILPKRLSYPDHISPNEYPDSYYENQTQAIKQLANLIQSRHWKQKSPYADTMARYDWKRCIAPYDDSFAQAAKQM, translated from the coding sequence ATGCCTCCCCTCAAAATCGCCCTCATCGAGCCTTTCTTTACCGGCTCGCACCAACGCTGGGCGGAGGAGCTGCAACAACACTCCCGCCACCAGATCGACCTGTTCACCCTGCCCGGTCGCAGCTGGAAGTGGCGCATGCACGGAGCCGCCGTCACCTTGGCAAACCAGCTTCTGTCGCGAGAAACTCAATACGATCTCCTGCTCGCGACCGACATGCTCGACTTCGCGGTATTCCTTGCTCTCGTCCGCACCCGCTACGCCTCCACCCCCACCGCCGTCTATTTCCACGAAAACCAGCTCTGCTATCCCTGGTCGCCTCGCGACGCCGACGTAAAAAAGTCCCGCGACCTGCACTATGCCTTCATCAACTACACCACCGCCCTTGCCGCGGATCACGTGTACTACAATTCCCAATACCATCGCGACGCCTTCGTAAACGCGCTGCCCAAGTTCCTGGACCGCTACCCCGACCACCGCAACAAAAGCACCATCGCAAGCATCGCCGCCAAGAGTCTCGCCCTTCCTCTCGGCATGGACCTAAAAGCCTTCGACGCCTTCAAACCGAGCAAGCGCGTCCCCAACAAAGTCCCCCTCCTCCTCTGGAACCACCGCTGGGAATACGACAAAAACCCGCGAGGCTTTTGCCAAGTCCTCTTCGCCCTCGCCGACCAAGGCATCGATTTCGAAGTGGCGCTCCTCGGCGACCGCTTCGACGAAGAACCGGAGTACTTCGCCCACGCCCGCAAAAAGCTCGGCCGCCGCATCATCTCGTATGGCAGAGCGGATACCTTCGAAGACTACGCCACTTGGCTTTGGAAGGCGGACATCCTGCCCGTCACCTCCCGCCAAGACTTCTTCGGCGGCAGCGTGGTGGAGGCCATCTACTGCGGCTGCCATCCCATCCTGCCCAAACGATTGTCCTATCCGGACCACATTTCACCAAACGAGTATCCAGACAGTTACTACGAAAACCAAACCCAAGCCATCAAGCAACTGGCAAACCTCATCCAATCGAGACACTGGAAACAAAAGTCACCCTACGCGGACACCATGGCCCGCTACGACTGGAAGCGTTGCATCGCCCCCTACGACGACAGTTTCGCCCAAGCAGCGAAACAGATGTAA
- a CDS encoding MBL fold metallo-hydrolase has translation MILQFQADLFQLREALVCSYLLVDGDEVCLIDGGFLRGIRNISNCLSQLGLGWENITTILLTHGHLDHTYNLAKIQKRSGAKLYAHPLDAPHISGRYPYRGISRTCGLLQKCGRILFGFTAPQPTHALAHEKSIPFGGGIQVLHTPGHTEGHCCFHWLKRKTLFAGDLFATSSKRTFLPPSFLNSCPERYPRSLRLIAKHEVEGMLSNHCDKAPPKVQQARFLELASKPAFPGFAAPYK, from the coding sequence TTGATCCTACAATTCCAAGCGGACCTGTTCCAACTGCGGGAAGCCCTCGTATGTTCCTACCTGCTGGTTGACGGCGATGAAGTATGCCTCATCGACGGAGGCTTTCTCAGAGGAATACGAAACATCTCGAATTGCTTGTCTCAGCTAGGACTCGGTTGGGAAAACATAACAACCATCCTGCTCACGCATGGACACCTAGACCACACTTACAACCTCGCAAAAATCCAAAAAAGGAGCGGTGCAAAGCTCTACGCCCATCCCCTTGACGCTCCGCACATCTCCGGACGCTACCCTTATCGCGGAATTTCGCGTACCTGCGGTCTATTGCAAAAATGTGGACGCATCTTGTTCGGCTTCACGGCTCCCCAGCCAACCCACGCGCTCGCACACGAAAAATCGATTCCCTTCGGTGGAGGCATCCAAGTTCTACATACTCCAGGCCACACCGAAGGCCACTGCTGTTTTCATTGGCTGAAGCGCAAGACGCTCTTTGCGGGCGACTTGTTCGCTACAAGCAGCAAACGGACCTTTCTTCCACCCTCTTTCCTCAACAGCTGTCCCGAGCGCTATCCGCGGAGCCTCCGACTCATCGCAAAACACGAGGTCGAAGGCATGCTTAGCAACCATTGCGACAAAGCTCCGCCTAAGGTTCAGCAAGCTCGGTTTCTCGAGCTCGCCAGCAAGCCCGCCTTCCCCGGTTTCGCGGCTCCTTACAAGTAA